The Candidatus Curtissbacteria bacterium genome window below encodes:
- the galU gene encoding UTP--glucose-1-phosphate uridylyltransferase GalU — protein sequence MAKKVRKVVIPAAGFGTRFLPATKASPKEMLPIVDKPIIQYVVEQAVSAGIEEVIVVTGWHKRAIEDHFDSHFELEARLEKDGKTEQLEEIRRISNLANFVYVRQKEPLGNGHAVLVAKDVIGDEPFLVMWGDEFFQAEPAAPVQLVAAYEEFECPVIAGVRIKKEDLHKYGIADVTPVRDNIFKINKIVEKPTAEEAPSDLATHGSYLFTPDIFEILENLTPGKGGEIWIADAIEKLIEKRDVYAVELKNSKYYDCGNKISYLKAVIDHGLAHDDISGELREYLKSLEL from the coding sequence ATGGCTAAAAAAGTTAGAAAGGTTGTTATTCCTGCTGCAGGCTTTGGAACTCGCTTTCTGCCTGCAACTAAGGCTTCTCCAAAAGAAATGCTCCCTATTGTTGATAAACCGATTATTCAGTACGTCGTTGAACAGGCGGTTTCCGCGGGAATAGAAGAAGTGATTGTGGTTACAGGTTGGCATAAAAGGGCGATTGAGGACCATTTCGACAGCCATTTTGAACTTGAGGCGAGACTTGAAAAAGATGGAAAAACTGAACAGCTAGAAGAAATCAGAAGGATTTCTAATCTTGCGAATTTTGTCTATGTGAGACAAAAAGAACCGCTTGGGAATGGACACGCGGTTCTGGTTGCAAAAGACGTTATAGGAGATGAACCCTTTTTGGTTATGTGGGGAGATGAGTTTTTCCAGGCAGAACCCGCGGCACCGGTCCAGCTTGTCGCGGCGTACGAAGAATTTGAATGTCCTGTTATTGCTGGAGTCAGGATTAAAAAAGAAGATTTGCACAAATATGGAATTGCTGATGTTACTCCCGTCCGTGACAATATTTTTAAGATAAACAAAATTGTTGAAAAGCCTACGGCTGAAGAAGCTCCCTCAGACCTTGCAACCCATGGTAGTTATTTATTTACGCCAGATATTTTCGAGATTCTGGAGAATTTAACGCCGGGAAAAGGTGGAGAAATTTGGATCGCTGACGCGATCGAGAAGCTGATTGAGAAGAGAGATGTTTACGCCGTTGAGCTTAAAAATTCTAAATATTATGATTGCGGTAATAAGATAAGTTATCTGAAGGCAGTAATTGATCACGGGCTTGCCCATGACGATATAAGCGGAGAACTCCGAGAATACCTCAAGAGCCTCGAACTGTAA
- the secE gene encoding preprotein translocase subunit SecE has translation MAFNPLSYLKESKAELEKVVWPTRPETLRLTLVVIVVSVIVGAYVSGIDAILAKLTEKFLT, from the coding sequence GTGGCATTTAACCCGCTCAGTTACTTAAAAGAATCAAAAGCCGAGCTTGAAAAAGTAGTCTGGCCCACAAGACCTGAAACACTAAGGTTAACTTTAGTGGTCATCGTTGTTTCCGTAATAGTCGGGGCATACGTTTCAGGAATTGACGCAATTCTTGCAAAATTAACGGAAAAGTTTTTGACCTAA